A single genomic interval of Streptococcus suis harbors:
- a CDS encoding IS110 family transposase has product MRAVFGIDVSKAGSEVAILVNGEKVHGYTMSNDALGFARLLGDLRTVHKPEIIFEATGVYSRRLQTFLEDNGYAYTRLNPLEAKKQLDSLRVRKTDQIDAEKLAQSQFVLNRKPTYVQEEVYQELRDLSRFYQNLTEDIVRAKNRLHKVLQVTFPEIETVLSKPTGEQYWNLVTAFPYKDFVLDLSKDELLESIRQSTSKRISDKRVAYLAEKLIALANQSYCAVKKTSPMLEEVRYYGKELLRLSEQRQTVLDQMVELAQPLPEYDILLSIPGIAETTATSIIGELGDIRRFQSANQINAFIGIDLRHYESGNFLAKEHITKRGNPYARKILFKCIHNIASASHTKPCHIADFYEKRKRQSQTTSTKPHTIASIHRLIRTMYYLITHNKLYDYTLTQNQ; this is encoded by the coding sequence ATGCGTGCAGTTTTTGGGATTGATGTGAGTAAGGCAGGTTCAGAAGTGGCCATTCTAGTCAATGGTGAGAAAGTTCATGGCTATACCATGTCCAATGACGCCTTAGGCTTTGCTCGGCTACTTGGCGATTTGAGAACCGTCCATAAACCAGAAATCATCTTTGAAGCAACAGGTGTCTATTCTCGCCGTCTCCAAACTTTTCTAGAAGATAATGGCTATGCTTATACAAGGCTTAATCCCTTAGAAGCTAAGAAGCAACTGGATAGCTTGCGTGTGAGGAAAACAGATCAAATTGACGCTGAAAAACTGGCTCAATCTCAATTTGTGCTGAATCGTAAACCCACTTATGTCCAAGAAGAAGTCTATCAAGAACTGCGAGATTTAAGTCGCTTCTATCAGAACTTAACTGAGGACATCGTTCGAGCTAAAAACCGTCTGCACAAGGTCTTGCAAGTCACGTTTCCAGAGATAGAGACTGTCTTATCAAAGCCAACTGGGGAACAATACTGGAACTTAGTTACTGCGTTTCCTTACAAGGACTTCGTGCTTGATTTAAGCAAGGACGAACTCTTAGAGAGCATTCGTCAGTCCACCTCAAAACGGATTTCTGACAAGCGTGTGGCGTATTTAGCTGAGAAGCTGATAGCACTAGCTAATCAATCTTATTGTGCCGTCAAGAAAACCTCTCCAATGCTGGAAGAGGTTCGTTACTATGGAAAAGAATTGCTTCGGCTTTCTGAACAGAGACAAACTGTCCTAGACCAAATGGTGGAACTAGCTCAGCCATTACCTGAATATGACATTCTGCTCTCTATTCCTGGAATAGCTGAGACTACTGCAACAAGTATTATTGGTGAACTGGGAGATATTCGCCGTTTTCAGTCTGCCAACCAAATCAATGCCTTTATCGGTATTGATCTGAGACACTATGAATCTGGCAACTTCCTCGCTAAGGAACACATTACCAAGCGTGGCAATCCCTACGCTAGAAAGATTCTGTTCAAATGTATTCACAATATCGCTTCAGCCAGTCACACCAAGCCTTGCCATATCGCCGACTTTTATGAGAAACGAAAAAGACAATCGCAAACGACTTCTACGAAGCCACACACGATTGCCTCCATACATCGTCTCATTCGGACAATGTATTACCTCATAACGCATAACAAACTTTACGATTACACTTTAACCCAAAATCAGTAA
- a CDS encoding IS66-like element short variant transposase: MGRKVSLKKKLTYPVETETITYKRKKAKGVRQAIFSQFTPEIVHHELQGEDCTCPDCHGQLKEIGSTVQRQELVFIPAQLKRIDHVQHAYKCQACSQKNLSDKIIKAPVPKAPLAHSLGSASIIAHTIHQKFNLKVPNYRQEEDWHKLGLPISRKEIANWHIKSSQYYFEPIYNLLHEKLLEQPILHADETSYKVLENDSQLTYYWTFLSGKHEKNGITLYHHDKRRSGLVVEEFLGDYAGYVHCDMWSAYRQLDKAQLVGCWAHVRRKFFEATPKKTDNTSLGAKGLAYCDRLFALESDWADLSTEERLHKRQTELTPLMDEFFDWCREQAVLPASKLGTAIEYSLKYETTFRAVLSDGDLVLSNNMAERAMKTLVMGRKNWLFSQSFEGAKSTAVILSLLETAKRHGLDAEKYMTYLLEHLPNEESLAKKEVLEAYLPWDKNIKRACK; encoded by the coding sequence TTGGGGAGGAAAGTCTCCCTGAAGAAGAAGCTGACTTACCCAGTTGAAACGGAGACCATCACCTATAAACGCAAGAAAGCTAAGGGAGTTCGTCAGGCTATTTTCAGCCAGTTCACTCCAGAGATTGTGCATCACGAATTGCAGGGCGAAGACTGCACTTGTCCAGACTGTCATGGTCAGCTGAAAGAGATTGGCTCAACTGTTCAACGACAAGAGTTGGTCTTCATTCCTGCACAATTAAAGCGGATTGACCATGTTCAACACGCATACAAGTGTCAGGCATGTAGTCAGAAGAATCTAAGCGATAAGATTATCAAGGCTCCTGTTCCTAAGGCACCTTTGGCACACAGCTTGGGTTCAGCCTCTATCATCGCTCACACCATTCATCAGAAATTCAATCTGAAGGTACCCAATTACCGTCAGGAAGAGGACTGGCATAAACTTGGCCTGCCCATCAGTCGGAAGGAAATAGCCAACTGGCACATCAAGTCTAGTCAGTATTATTTCGAGCCGATTTATAACCTGTTGCACGAGAAATTGTTGGAGCAGCCTATTCTTCATGCGGATGAGACTTCCTACAAGGTCTTAGAAAATGATAGCCAGTTGACCTACTACTGGACTTTCTTGTCTGGGAAACATGAGAAAAATGGAATTACCCTCTATCATCATGACAAACGACGGAGCGGCTTAGTTGTGGAGGAGTTTCTTGGGGACTATGCGGGCTACGTTCATTGTGACATGTGGAGTGCTTATCGTCAATTAGACAAGGCTCAGCTCGTTGGCTGTTGGGCTCATGTTAGACGAAAATTTTTTGAGGCGACTCCTAAGAAGACAGATAATACTTCTTTAGGAGCCAAGGGATTAGCCTATTGCGACCGCCTGTTTGCCTTGGAGAGTGACTGGGCTGACCTGTCTACTGAGGAACGGCTACATAAACGGCAGACAGAGTTAACTCCCTTGATGGACGAGTTCTTTGATTGGTGCCGTGAACAGGCTGTCTTGCCAGCTTCCAAATTGGGTACTGCAATAGAGTATAGCCTCAAATACGAAACCACCTTCCGAGCCGTTCTCTCGGACGGTGACCTAGTCCTGTCCAACAATATGGCTGAGAGGGCTATGAAGACCTTGGTGATGGGCAGAAAAAATTGGCTTTTTTCTCAGAGCTTTGAGGGAGCCAAGTCGACAGCTGTCATTTTGAGTCTTTTAGAAACAGCTAAGCGACACGGACTTGATGCAGAAAAATATATGACCTATCTTCTAGAACACTTACCTAATGAGGAGTCGCTCGCAAAAAAGGAGGTTTTAGAAGCCTATTTGCCATGGGATAAAAATATTAAGAGAGCTTGTAAATAG